A region from the Azospirillum fermentarium genome encodes:
- the mfd gene encoding transcription-repair coupling factor: MFHFDLQPGRAARLLIGGAPEGHDARVLAELARRAGTAGVLHVALDDSHTARLAEALAFFAPDVAVLQFPAWDCLPYDRVSPNGEIVARRIDTLTRLLETKERTGPFVVLTTVNGALQKVPPRGAFRGATFRAGLRDRIDLDKLQTTLVQSGYTRAQTVREPGEFAIRGGIVDLFPPGTDEPLRLDLFGDELEGVRAFDPMSQRTTEKRDGVVLKPVSEVFLDDASVTRFRSGYRELFGAVTDDDPLYEAVSAGRKLGGMEHWLPLFHAGMDCLLDYMPKAIVSLDHQADEAVTARLAQVEEFYDARRTMMAVDKKAGSPVYKPIPPGMLFLDKSQWDAALSVCAVAQLQPFATPPGLKGTLDAGGRRGHDFAEERARPEVNVFDAVRIHIEKLRADGKRVMVAGYSAGSRDRLGGVLVDHGITALAPAETLADAERLAAGMTAMVVLGVEHGFVGRDMAVITEQDILGDRMVRPAKKKKRAANFIAEHTALNAGDLVVHMDHGIGRYDGLETLEVSGAPHDCLRLIYEGGDKLYVPVENIEVLSRYGSEDAAAQLDKLGGAGWQGRKARVKKRLKDMAEALLKIAAERELKRADVMLPPEGIYQEFAARFPYPETDDQLKAIEDIFTDLGSGKPMDRLVCGDVGFGKTEVALRAAFLVAMSGKQVAVVVPTTLLARQHFKTFSTRFNGLPIRVVQLSRMVTAKEQTLVKKELAAGTADIVVGTHALLGKGIDFDRLGMVIVDEEQHFGVKQKERLKSLRADVHVLTLTATPIPRTLQMALAGVRELSLISTPPVDRLAVRTFVLPYDPVVIREAILREHYRGGQSFYVCPRVEDLPKLAERLKELVPEVKVVTAHGQMAAGELEEVMTAFDEGKYNVLLATNIIESGLDIPTANTLIVHRADMFGLAQLYQIRGRVGRAKLRGYAYLTYAPNKVLSTTAQTRLHVIETLDSLGAGFQLASHDMDIRGAGNLLGEEQSGHVKEVGVELYQHMLEEAVANARAGFGAEAPASEDAWTPQINLGTPVLIPETYVTDLTVRLSLYRRIAELVDRQEVDAFAAELIDRFGSLPAEVENLLDVVTIKQMCRTAGIERVDAGPKGAVLTFHKNTFARPDKLVAYIANQGGLMKLRPDHKLVHTRVWDDTAIRVTGVKRLMRDLCDMAAGGAVPKGEPLPPPPPPPPPKPVSRKPFVPKPPAPAPIGRFGRPTKGRR, encoded by the coding sequence GTGTTCCACTTCGATCTCCAGCCCGGACGGGCGGCCCGCCTGCTGATCGGCGGGGCGCCCGAGGGGCACGATGCCCGCGTTCTGGCCGAGCTTGCCCGCCGGGCGGGGACGGCGGGGGTGCTGCATGTGGCGCTCGACGACAGCCACACGGCCCGGCTGGCGGAGGCGCTGGCCTTCTTCGCGCCCGACGTGGCGGTGTTGCAGTTCCCGGCGTGGGACTGCCTGCCCTATGACCGCGTGTCCCCCAATGGGGAGATCGTGGCCCGGCGCATCGACACGCTGACCCGCCTGCTGGAGACGAAGGAGCGCACCGGTCCGTTCGTGGTGCTGACCACGGTGAACGGCGCGTTGCAGAAGGTGCCGCCGCGCGGCGCCTTCCGCGGGGCGACGTTCCGGGCGGGTTTGCGCGACCGCATCGACCTGGACAAGCTGCAAACCACGCTGGTCCAGAGCGGCTACACCCGCGCCCAGACGGTGCGGGAACCGGGGGAGTTCGCCATCCGCGGCGGCATCGTCGATCTGTTCCCGCCGGGCACCGACGAACCCCTGCGCCTCGACCTGTTCGGCGACGAGTTGGAGGGGGTGCGCGCCTTTGACCCCATGAGCCAGCGCACCACCGAAAAGCGCGACGGGGTGGTGCTGAAGCCGGTGTCGGAGGTGTTTCTCGACGACGCCTCGGTCACGCGCTTCCGCTCCGGCTACCGCGAACTGTTCGGGGCGGTGACCGATGACGATCCGCTGTACGAGGCGGTGAGCGCCGGGCGCAAGCTGGGCGGCATGGAACATTGGCTGCCGCTGTTCCATGCCGGCATGGATTGCCTGCTCGATTACATGCCCAAGGCCATCGTCAGCCTGGACCATCAGGCGGACGAGGCGGTGACGGCCCGGCTGGCGCAGGTGGAGGAATTCTACGACGCCCGCCGCACCATGATGGCGGTGGACAAAAAGGCCGGATCGCCGGTCTACAAACCCATCCCGCCGGGGATGCTGTTCCTGGACAAAAGCCAGTGGGACGCGGCGCTGTCGGTGTGCGCGGTGGCGCAGTTGCAGCCCTTCGCCACCCCGCCGGGGCTGAAAGGCACCCTGGATGCCGGCGGGCGCCGCGGCCATGATTTCGCCGAGGAACGCGCCCGGCCCGAGGTCAACGTCTTCGACGCCGTGCGCATCCACATCGAAAAGCTGCGGGCCGACGGCAAGCGGGTGATGGTGGCGGGCTATTCCGCCGGATCGCGCGACCGGCTGGGCGGGGTGCTGGTGGACCACGGCATCACCGCGCTCGCCCCGGCGGAGACTCTCGCCGACGCCGAGCGGCTGGCCGCCGGCATGACCGCCATGGTGGTGCTGGGGGTCGAGCACGGCTTCGTCGGCCGCGACATGGCGGTGATCACCGAGCAGGATATCCTGGGCGACCGCATGGTCCGCCCGGCCAAGAAGAAGAAGCGCGCCGCCAACTTCATCGCCGAGCACACGGCGCTCAACGCCGGGGATCTGGTGGTTCACATGGACCACGGCATCGGGCGTTACGACGGGCTGGAAACGCTGGAAGTCTCGGGCGCCCCCCACGACTGCCTGCGCCTGATCTACGAAGGCGGCGACAAGCTCTATGTCCCCGTCGAGAACATCGAGGTTCTGTCCCGCTACGGCAGCGAGGACGCCGCGGCCCAGTTGGACAAGCTGGGCGGGGCCGGGTGGCAGGGCCGCAAGGCGCGGGTCAAGAAGCGCCTGAAGGACATGGCCGAAGCCCTGCTGAAGATCGCCGCCGAGCGCGAGCTGAAGCGCGCCGACGTGATGCTGCCGCCCGAAGGCATCTATCAGGAATTCGCCGCCCGCTTCCCCTATCCCGAAACCGACGACCAGTTGAAAGCCATCGAGGACATCTTCACCGACCTCGGGTCCGGCAAGCCCATGGACCGGCTGGTGTGCGGCGACGTCGGCTTTGGCAAGACCGAAGTGGCCCTGCGCGCCGCCTTCCTGGTCGCCATGTCGGGCAAGCAGGTGGCGGTGGTGGTGCCGACCACGCTGCTGGCACGCCAGCATTTCAAGACCTTCTCCACCCGCTTCAATGGCCTGCCCATCCGCGTGGTGCAACTGTCGCGCATGGTGACGGCCAAGGAACAGACGCTCGTCAAGAAGGAGCTGGCCGCCGGCACCGCCGACATCGTGGTCGGCACTCATGCCCTGCTGGGCAAGGGCATCGACTTCGACCGGCTGGGCATGGTCATCGTGGACGAGGAACAGCATTTCGGCGTCAAGCAGAAGGAGCGGCTGAAGTCTCTGCGCGCCGACGTCCATGTGCTGACGCTCACCGCCACGCCGATTCCGCGCACGCTGCAAATGGCGCTGGCCGGGGTGCGGGAATTGTCGCTGATCTCCACCCCGCCGGTGGATCGGCTGGCGGTGCGCACCTTCGTCCTGCCCTATGACCCGGTGGTGATCCGCGAGGCGATCCTGCGCGAGCATTACCGCGGCGGCCAGAGCTTCTATGTCTGCCCGCGGGTGGAAGACCTGCCCAAGCTGGCCGAGCGGCTCAAGGAACTGGTGCCGGAGGTCAAGGTTGTCACCGCCCACGGCCAGATGGCGGCGGGCGAGTTGGAAGAGGTGATGACCGCCTTCGACGAGGGCAAATACAACGTGCTCCTCGCCACCAACATCATCGAAAGCGGGCTGGACATCCCCACCGCCAACACGCTGATCGTCCACCGCGCCGACATGTTCGGCCTGGCCCAGCTTTACCAGATCCGCGGGCGCGTGGGCCGGGCCAAGCTGCGCGGCTATGCCTATCTGACCTATGCGCCGAACAAGGTGCTGTCCACCACGGCGCAGACGCGGCTGCACGTCATCGAGACGCTGGACAGCCTGGGCGCCGGCTTCCAACTTGCCAGCCACGACATGGACATCCGCGGCGCCGGCAACCTGCTGGGCGAAGAACAGTCGGGCCATGTGAAAGAGGTGGGCGTGGAACTCTACCAGCACATGCTGGAAGAGGCCGTCGCCAACGCCCGCGCCGGCTTCGGCGCCGAAGCCCCGGCGTCGGAAGACGCCTGGACGCCCCAGATCAACCTGGGCACCCCGGTGCTGATCCCCGAAACCTACGTCACCGACCTGACGGTGCGGCTGTCGCTCTACCGCCGCATCGCCGAACTGGTGGACCGGCAGGAGGTGGACGCGTTTGCCGCCGAGTTGATCGACCGTTTCGGCTCCCTGCCGGCGGAGGTGGAAAACCTGCTGGACGTGGTGACCATCAAGCAGATGTGCCGCACCGCCGGCATCGAGCGCGTGGACGCCGGGCCGAAGGGCGCGGTTCTGACCTTCCACAAGAATACGTTCGCCCGGCCCGACAAGCTGGTCGCCTACATCGCCAACCAGGGCGGGCTGATGAAGCTGCGCCCCGATCACAAGCTGGTCCACACCCGCGTGTGGGACGACACCGCCATCCGCGTCACCGGCGTCAAGCGGCTGATGCGCGACCTGTGTGATATGGCCGCGGGCGGAGCGGTGCCGAAGGGCGAGCCTTTGCCGCCGCCTCCGCCACCCCCGCCGCCGAAGCCCGTGTCCCGCAAGCCCTTCGTGCCCAAGCCGCCGGCCCCGGCGCCCATCGGGCGGTTCGGGAGGCCGACCAAGGGGAGGCGGTAG
- a CDS encoding FAD assembly factor SdhE, which produces MTDERGEALEVRRKRLRFRAWHRGTREMDLLIGSFADEALDGFDHGMLDRFEALLELSDPDLYNWMSGREPVPADVDTDVMRRLVEFRYTPRQGS; this is translated from the coding sequence ATGACGGACGAACGGGGTGAGGCGCTGGAGGTTCGGCGCAAGCGGTTGCGGTTTCGGGCGTGGCATCGGGGCACGCGGGAGATGGACCTGTTGATCGGGTCGTTCGCGGACGAGGCTCTCGACGGGTTCGACCACGGGATGCTCGACCGGTTCGAGGCGCTGTTGGAATTGTCCGATCCCGACCTTTATAACTGGATGTCCGGCCGCGAGCCGGTGCCGGCGGACGTTGACACCGACGTCATGCGCAGGCTGGTGGAGTTCCGTTACACGCCGCGCCAGGGGTCTTGA
- a CDS encoding tetratricopeptide repeat protein has translation MSMSMTVLEHKHFDWWATQPCSRPGLPELLHRLLARERVVNRLWLPTADPTRYRSYDGIVSAGAGSVRVPAGLSYWEAGVTENPLAKANSDYQARLAKDGGAKQKDSTFVFVTPRLWPGAEAWAQERRAEGVWKDVWVIEQSALYQWIEEHPRIALWFKATQLGWETAQHEWMEPKRNWQPRALHRDRPVLGWLGWKARLTPLIGRDREFTDLKTWALGEPGAAFRLLTGVGGAGKTRLALELAEEVATQHPGWAAGVVPADQPLPLDVGSQGCLLIIDYPEENRDAVEQRLREFAEFPDDGIIRRLLLLTRKDADYWQPVINRAGAESCEDRAYELSDRLRADDGWALFTAAMARTRDLLGVETVPAVARDEFDVWLSRVEANHRPLLVVAAAIEAVQTPDRPILSLSAAEIIAALAQREITRLSRLSTAHGFAEDGLPRLAALAVVRGGLDAAVLERLAEPSVKLGLERTGTGDLIDRLGRTGCLTHGHLDAPVPDIVGSALLMLVLEKRADRAPDWLWAVLADNPAAGLARLERITDDVSMVLGWGKRGLSGWLAAMVDGAPERALPLIAPVSDAQLPQGLVPMAITVWRTLLSQDDIPLGKRAEWQNNLSVHLSDMGETAAALTAIREAVEIRRALAQEHPARYRPDLARCLNNYSNRLDGVGETAAALTAIREAVGLYRALAQEHPARYRPDLASSLNNYSNLLDGVGETAAALTAIREAVEIRRALAQEHPARYRPDLARCLNNYSNLLDGVGETAAALTAIREAVGLYRALAQEHPARYRPDLASSLNNYSTCLYGVGETAAALTAIREAVGLYRALAQEHPARYRPDLAGSLANLCLRLEGSDDVAGALAAIEEALALIESAATAYPNSQAGQWQKRMQQIRAHLLGKPSP, from the coding sequence ATGTCGATGTCGATGACGGTGCTGGAGCATAAACATTTCGATTGGTGGGCGACCCAACCGTGCAGCCGGCCGGGGCTACCGGAGTTGCTTCACCGGCTGCTGGCGCGGGAGCGGGTGGTCAACCGGCTGTGGCTGCCCACCGCCGACCCGACGCGCTACCGCAGCTACGACGGCATCGTGTCGGCAGGCGCCGGGTCGGTGCGGGTGCCGGCGGGGCTGTCGTATTGGGAAGCGGGGGTGACGGAAAACCCGCTCGCCAAGGCCAACAGCGACTATCAGGCCCGTTTGGCGAAGGACGGCGGGGCGAAGCAAAAGGACTCCACCTTCGTGTTCGTCACCCCGCGGCTGTGGCCGGGTGCCGAGGCGTGGGCGCAAGAGCGCCGGGCCGAGGGGGTGTGGAAGGACGTCTGGGTCATCGAGCAGAGCGCCCTTTACCAGTGGATTGAGGAGCATCCCCGCATCGCCCTGTGGTTCAAGGCCACGCAACTGGGGTGGGAGACCGCGCAACACGAGTGGATGGAGCCGAAACGGAACTGGCAACCCAGGGCGCTGCACAGGGACCGGCCCGTTCTGGGCTGGCTGGGGTGGAAGGCGCGGTTGACGCCGCTGATCGGGCGTGACCGGGAGTTCACCGACCTGAAGACGTGGGCGCTGGGTGAACCGGGGGCGGCGTTCCGGCTGTTGACCGGCGTCGGCGGGGCGGGAAAGACGCGGCTGGCGCTGGAACTGGCGGAGGAAGTGGCAACCCAGCATCCGGGATGGGCGGCGGGCGTGGTGCCGGCGGATCAGCCCCTGCCGCTGGATGTCGGCAGCCAGGGTTGCCTGCTCATCATCGACTACCCGGAAGAAAACCGCGATGCGGTGGAACAGCGGCTGCGGGAATTCGCGGAGTTCCCCGATGACGGCATCATCCGCCGGCTGCTGCTGCTGACCCGCAAGGATGCGGACTATTGGCAGCCGGTCATCAACCGGGCGGGGGCGGAAAGCTGCGAGGATCGGGCTTACGAACTGTCGGACAGGCTGAGGGCCGATGACGGATGGGCCTTGTTCACCGCGGCGATGGCGCGGACACGGGATCTGCTGGGTGTGGAGACCGTGCCGGCGGTGGCGCGGGACGAATTCGACGTATGGTTGAGCCGGGTGGAGGCCAACCACCGCCCCTTGCTGGTGGTGGCCGCGGCCATCGAGGCGGTGCAGACCCCCGACCGCCCCATCCTGTCCCTGTCGGCGGCGGAGATCATCGCGGCCCTGGCACAGCGGGAAATCACCCGGCTGAGCCGGCTGTCCACGGCCCACGGCTTTGCCGAAGACGGCCTGCCGCGTCTGGCGGCCCTGGCGGTGGTACGGGGCGGGCTGGACGCTGCCGTCCTCGAACGTTTGGCCGAACCGTCGGTCAAGCTGGGGCTGGAGAGGACGGGAACCGGCGATCTGATCGACCGGCTGGGCCGCACCGGCTGTCTGACCCACGGGCACCTCGACGCCCCGGTGCCGGACATCGTTGGGTCCGCCCTGCTGATGCTGGTGCTGGAAAAGCGGGCAGACCGGGCGCCGGATTGGCTGTGGGCGGTGCTGGCGGACAATCCCGCTGCCGGACTGGCCCGGCTGGAGCGCATCACCGACGACGTGAGCATGGTGCTGGGGTGGGGCAAACGGGGGCTGTCGGGCTGGTTGGCCGCCATGGTGGACGGCGCGCCGGAACGGGCCTTACCGCTGATAGCCCCCGTTTCGGATGCCCAGTTGCCCCAGGGTTTGGTGCCGATGGCGATTACCGTTTGGCGCACCCTGCTCTCCCAAGACGATATCCCCCTGGGAAAGCGCGCTGAATGGCAAAATAACCTTTCCGTTCATTTGTCTGATATGGGCGAGACGGCGGCGGCGCTGACGGCGATCCGCGAGGCTGTTGAGATCCGTCGTGCTTTGGCGCAGGAGCACCCCGCGCGTTACCGCCCGGATTTGGCGAGGTGCCTGAACAATTATTCCAATCGCCTGGATGGGGTGGGCGAGACGGCGGCGGCGCTGACGGCGATCCGCGAGGCGGTCGGGCTGTATCGTGCTTTGGCGCAGGAGCACCCCGCGCGTTACCGCCCGGATTTGGCGAGTAGCCTGAACAATTATTCCAATCTCCTGGATGGGGTGGGCGAGACGGCGGCGGCGCTGACGGCGATCCGCGAGGCTGTTGAGATCCGTCGTGCTTTGGCGCAGGAGCACCCCGCGCGTTACCGCCCGGATTTGGCGAGGTGCCTGAACAATTATTCCAATCTCCTGGATGGGGTGGGCGAGACGGCGGCGGCGCTGACGGCGATCCGCGAGGCGGTCGGGCTGTATCGTGCTTTGGCGCAGGAGCACCCCGCGCGTTACCGCCCGGATTTGGCGAGTAGCCTGAACAATTATTCCACTTGCCTGTATGGGGTGGGCGAGACGGCGGCGGCGCTGACGGCGATCCGCGAGGCGGTAGGGCTGTATCGTGCTTTGGCGCAGGAGCACCCCGCGCGTTATCGCCCTGATTTGGCGGGGAGTTTGGCTAATCTCTGTCTGCGGCTGGAGGGCAGCGATGATGTGGCGGGCGCGCTTGCCGCCATCGAAGAAGCCCTGGCCCTGATCGAATCGGCGGCCACGGCTTACCCCAATTCCCAAGCCGGCCAATGGCAAAAAAGGATGCAGCAAATCCGCGCCCACCTCCTCGGGAAACCCTCCCCCTAA